One region of Candidatus Zixiibacteriota bacterium genomic DNA includes:
- a CDS encoding SPOR domain-containing protein, whose amino-acid sequence MKGQEMALSVVQGSRQFRNLMRRSIIFLLLVLVGAGQLAAEDLMKLIGEGRLDEVRRNIAGLSSAARRDGTLLYAQALLESDGFYSLQFLQAAAEAALPPALAQEEFYLSTLYFLAAGRYGELADSAEVYLRRWENGKYRGVMLRMTALAHSKMNQQDKSDRWYGLIIKEDPNGLYGGLARLDKFRFLFQQKKYDEARKVSRKLSGLKFEEVAVPALYLGSLTALEQSRIDDAIFEYNLLKEQYSRAIGMEDLEDRFSNIRETADDQRAEKITGTIYSVQVGVFGVRANAETMVKRMKSYGQRVETSEKIISGKKYFVVYVGRFTSSEKAMALKARLETAEKESFQVVAR is encoded by the coding sequence ATCAAAGGCCAAGAAATGGCTCTGTCCGTCGTGCAAGGCAGTCGACAGTTTCGTAATCTGATGCGGCGGTCGATCATTTTTTTGCTGTTAGTGCTGGTCGGCGCTGGCCAACTGGCGGCAGAGGATCTTATGAAATTGATAGGGGAGGGGCGACTGGACGAGGTCCGTCGCAATATCGCCGGCCTATCATCGGCCGCTCGCCGTGACGGCACTCTCTTATATGCCCAGGCATTGCTGGAATCGGATGGATTCTACTCCCTGCAATTTCTTCAGGCGGCCGCAGAAGCCGCACTGCCGCCCGCTCTGGCGCAGGAAGAGTTTTACCTGAGTACTCTTTATTTTCTGGCAGCCGGGAGATATGGGGAATTGGCCGATTCGGCGGAGGTTTATTTGCGGCGTTGGGAGAACGGTAAATACCGTGGGGTGATGCTTCGCATGACGGCGCTGGCCCATTCAAAGATGAATCAACAGGATAAGTCCGATCGCTGGTACGGCCTGATAATTAAAGAAGATCCCAACGGACTATATGGGGGCCTGGCCAGGCTTGATAAATTTCGTTTCCTGTTCCAGCAGAAGAAATATGATGAAGCACGCAAAGTGAGCCGGAAACTTTCCGGCCTGAAATTTGAGGAAGTTGCGGTTCCGGCTTTATACCTCGGTTCATTGACGGCATTGGAACAGAGCCGGATTGATGATGCCATTTTTGAATATAATCTGCTGAAGGAGCAATATTCCAGAGCCATCGGCATGGAGGATCTGGAAGACCGCTTCAGCAATATCCGGGAGACGGCTGATGATCAAAGAGCCGAAAAGATCACCGGGACCATCTATTCCGTTCAGGTCGGCGTCTTCGGTGTCAGAGCCAATGCCGAAACAATGGTTAAGCGGATGAAATCTTATGGGCAGAGAGTGGAGACAAGCGAAAAGATCATATCCGGTAAGAAATACTTTGTGGTGTATGTGGGGCGATTCACATCTTCGGAGAAGGCGATGGCTTTAAAGGCGCGCCTGGAGACGGCGGAAAAGGAATCATTCCAAGTTGTAGCGCGATGA
- the mutL gene encoding DNA mismatch repair endonuclease MutL, whose amino-acid sequence MKSEISIAKKRWIRPLSERLINKIAAGEVIERPAAVLKELVENSLDAGATRIDMIIEKSGTRLIAVADNGCGIPSEQIEIAFARHATSKINDFNDLENLRSYGFRGEALPSIASVSRTRMISRAEGAETGVEIIVEGGVKQSLKPVTASFGTKVEVENLFFNTPARRKFLKAETTEARHLTRNAIALALGAPAVRFSYALNERTLFALDESHADLKTRTAYLLLGKNQGSLFEIISQTEEMEIAGFLSHPDECRQNQYSLFIFINGRYIRSQSLNHAVTAGYGEVLPRGNYPVGAVFLTLDPAKVDVNVHPTKAEVRLSDEKLVHDLLYQAVKRSLRGESLSGADGIAPPQKSAPENYSINEAIRKARAFEPGKMTGSAHSFLRELYGPSNSVKAHAESSSPGPEPAPIASAARTEKAKEPVSLSDADPACYLGQFSEMYLLFKIREQLLIIDQHAAHERILYEEIQKVMEQGGAISQNLLFPLSLELSADRYLLFEESAECLQATGFILAPFGGRTVILSAVPAALSKKSPEKIFLEIIDDMEIIKKAGNDFKKGIAQSIACRSAVMAGDRLSEEEAYSLLRRLMLTEKNYCCPHGRPTTIRITRSELDVRFSRK is encoded by the coding sequence ATGAAAAGTGAGATTTCGATAGCGAAGAAACGGTGGATTCGGCCCCTCTCGGAAAGGCTGATTAATAAAATCGCCGCCGGAGAGGTAATCGAACGACCGGCCGCCGTGCTGAAGGAGCTGGTTGAGAACTCGCTTGATGCCGGCGCCACCCGGATTGACATGATTATAGAGAAATCGGGAACGAGATTGATAGCGGTCGCCGATAATGGCTGCGGCATTCCCTCCGAGCAGATTGAAATTGCCTTTGCTCGTCACGCCACCAGCAAAATCAATGATTTCAATGATCTTGAGAATCTTCGCAGTTATGGCTTTCGGGGCGAGGCACTGCCCTCTATTGCCTCGGTATCAAGAACGCGCATGATCTCCCGGGCGGAGGGAGCGGAAACCGGGGTGGAAATAATTGTCGAGGGAGGAGTCAAACAGAGTCTCAAACCGGTGACAGCCTCATTTGGAACCAAAGTGGAGGTGGAAAATCTCTTTTTCAATACCCCCGCCCGCCGGAAATTTCTCAAAGCCGAGACGACCGAGGCCCGACACCTGACGCGCAATGCCATTGCCCTGGCTCTGGGTGCTCCCGCCGTCCGATTCAGCTATGCCCTGAATGAGCGGACGCTTTTTGCACTCGATGAAAGCCACGCCGATTTAAAAACCAGAACCGCTTATCTGCTTCTGGGCAAGAATCAGGGCTCGCTGTTTGAGATAATTTCTCAGACCGAGGAAATGGAAATTGCCGGATTTCTCTCGCATCCGGATGAATGTCGGCAAAATCAATACAGCCTTTTTATTTTTATCAACGGCCGCTATATTCGCTCCCAGAGCCTCAATCATGCTGTTACCGCTGGATATGGTGAGGTGCTTCCGCGGGGTAATTATCCGGTCGGAGCGGTTTTCCTGACACTGGACCCGGCCAAAGTTGATGTCAACGTCCATCCAACAAAGGCGGAAGTGAGGCTTTCCGATGAAAAATTGGTGCACGATCTCCTGTATCAGGCGGTCAAGAGGTCGTTGCGAGGAGAATCCCTATCCGGCGCGGACGGGATTGCGCCGCCTCAAAAATCAGCGCCGGAGAATTATTCCATCAATGAAGCGATCAGAAAGGCACGAGCATTTGAACCGGGGAAAATGACAGGATCAGCCCATTCATTTCTGAGGGAATTATATGGCCCATCCAATTCCGTGAAAGCACATGCCGAATCTTCATCTCCCGGGCCGGAGCCCGCACCCATTGCAAGCGCCGCCCGGACAGAAAAGGCTAAAGAGCCGGTATCATTGAGCGATGCCGACCCGGCCTGCTATCTTGGGCAATTCTCCGAGATGTATCTTCTGTTTAAAATCCGTGAGCAGCTGCTCATTATCGACCAGCATGCCGCCCATGAGAGAATCCTTTATGAAGAAATCCAGAAAGTGATGGAGCAGGGTGGGGCCATCTCGCAAAATCTCCTTTTCCCTCTGAGCCTTGAATTATCCGCCGACCGCTATTTGCTGTTTGAAGAATCGGCGGAATGTCTTCAGGCGACCGGTTTTATCCTGGCGCCGTTCGGCGGCAGAACAGTCATCCTTTCGGCGGTTCCAGCCGCCCTCTCGAAAAAATCCCCCGAAAAGATTTTCCTCGAAATTATTGATGATATGGAGATAATCAAGAAGGCGGGAAATGACTTTAAAAAGGGGATCGCGCAGTCCATTGCCTGCCGCTCGGCGGTCATGGCGGGCGACCGTCTGAGCGAAGAGGAGGCGTATTCATTGTTGCGCCGCCTGATGTTAACCGAAAAGAATTATTGCTGTCCGCATGGACGTCCTACCACCATCAGAATTACCAGGAGTGAGCTTGATGTCAGATTCAGCAGAAAATAA
- the mutS gene encoding DNA mismatch repair protein MutS codes for MKSSTSASGGLTPLMRQYEKIKSQYPDKILFFRMGDFYEMFGDDAVKAAPILNIALTSRGHINGRKIPLAGVPYHAVDKYLARLLAAGEKVVVVEQVEDPRLAKGVVKREVVEILTPGTATIEGVADDNTPLYLASLYFDDSPTLGISYIDLLSGRFFLDEGPKDKILEKVRILSPQEIIYPLLPSAHELIDFLKDYGRNRLTPFEEWNFDLKAAVRELSEFFQVSTLDGFGVSHLKHGLTAAGAIYRYLRENNRTKLDHVTKISVADTDDFMLLDYNTVRNLELVHNLADSTERDSLFHAVKRTCTPGGARKLRESLLHPFKQMPPIIRRQQGVKELHCNREMGLRLPLLLKKMPDLERLAGRLGMRKINPRQLVAIEDGLEAGSEIILLAAELKAEIFTAMVKSYPDCSFLKQLIAGAMVEEAPLTANKGNVIREGFSEELDSLKNSIKEARQYIASLQQLERERSGIPSLKVGYNRVFGYYIEITRTHLDKVPQGYIRKQTLVNAERYITEELKEKEELILAAEEKIFSLEERLFNNLVDKLAGSLEDLLQAAAILSEIDLIVSLANLAAERGYICPEIDASTVIEITGGRHPVIENLLPQGIFISNDLSLSVDRDRIMILTGPNMSGKSTYLRQIGLIVILAQIGSFVPADSAHVGLVDRVFTRVGAIDNLARGQSTFLVEMIEASNILHNATDESLILLDEVGRGTSTFDGLSIAWAVVEYINEQIKARTVFATHYHELTGLAALYDKVLNCQVAVKRWEDQIIFLHKIIPGGCDDSYGIEVARLAGIPKKTINRSKELLRLLESGKFSQSELARGIHKSINQRSLFDTAPSPLEEELRKVEINSLTPLDALRILSRLKEKLDEK; via the coding sequence ATGAAATCGTCAACTTCAGCAAGCGGGGGGCTGACACCGCTGATGCGGCAGTATGAGAAGATCAAGTCGCAGTATCCCGACAAGATCCTTTTTTTCCGCATGGGGGATTTCTATGAGATGTTCGGCGATGATGCTGTCAAGGCGGCGCCGATTTTGAATATCGCCCTGACTTCACGCGGCCATATCAACGGCCGGAAAATTCCGCTGGCCGGTGTTCCTTATCATGCCGTCGACAAATATCTGGCCCGCCTGCTGGCGGCCGGAGAGAAAGTGGTCGTGGTGGAGCAGGTGGAAGACCCGCGACTCGCCAAAGGGGTGGTCAAAAGAGAAGTGGTAGAGATTCTCACTCCCGGCACAGCCACCATTGAGGGTGTCGCCGACGACAACACGCCTCTTTATCTGGCCTCACTTTATTTTGATGATTCGCCGACGCTGGGGATTTCATACATAGACCTTCTTTCGGGTCGGTTTTTCCTGGATGAAGGGCCCAAAGACAAAATTCTGGAAAAAGTCAGAATTCTCTCGCCGCAGGAAATCATCTATCCGCTTTTGCCCTCGGCCCATGAATTGATCGACTTTCTCAAAGATTACGGTCGCAATCGTCTGACCCCGTTTGAGGAATGGAACTTTGATCTCAAGGCCGCCGTTCGCGAATTGTCGGAATTCTTCCAGGTCAGCACGCTGGATGGATTCGGCGTCAGTCACCTCAAACATGGCCTAACTGCGGCCGGCGCCATCTATCGCTACCTGCGCGAAAACAACCGCACCAAATTGGACCACGTAACTAAAATCAGCGTCGCCGATACCGATGATTTCATGCTGCTCGATTATAACACGGTTCGGAATTTGGAATTGGTTCATAATCTGGCGGATAGTACTGAAAGAGACTCTCTTTTTCACGCCGTCAAGCGCACCTGTACTCCGGGCGGCGCACGCAAATTGCGGGAAAGCCTACTGCATCCATTCAAGCAGATGCCGCCAATTATTCGCCGGCAGCAGGGGGTAAAGGAACTGCACTGTAATCGCGAAATGGGGTTGCGACTGCCGTTACTTTTGAAAAAAATGCCCGACCTCGAGCGGCTGGCCGGGAGGCTCGGAATGCGAAAAATCAATCCGCGTCAGCTGGTCGCCATTGAAGATGGTCTGGAAGCCGGAAGCGAAATCATTCTCCTGGCGGCTGAGCTCAAGGCCGAAATATTCACCGCCATGGTCAAATCATATCCGGACTGCTCGTTTCTCAAACAACTAATCGCCGGGGCCATGGTGGAAGAAGCCCCCCTGACGGCCAACAAGGGAAATGTTATCCGGGAAGGATTTTCCGAAGAACTTGATTCTCTTAAGAATTCTATCAAAGAAGCCCGCCAATATATCGCTTCCCTGCAGCAGCTGGAAAGAGAGCGAAGCGGGATACCCTCACTCAAGGTCGGATATAACCGGGTTTTCGGGTATTACATAGAAATCACCCGCACGCATCTCGATAAAGTGCCGCAGGGTTACATCCGCAAACAGACCCTGGTCAACGCCGAGAGGTATATCACGGAGGAGCTCAAAGAAAAAGAGGAGTTGATTCTGGCCGCCGAGGAAAAAATATTTTCGCTCGAAGAGAGGCTGTTTAATAATTTGGTTGATAAGTTGGCCGGCTCACTGGAAGACTTGCTTCAGGCCGCGGCCATCCTTTCCGAAATCGATTTGATTGTTTCCCTGGCGAATCTGGCGGCCGAGAGAGGTTACATCTGCCCGGAAATAGATGCAAGTACTGTCATCGAAATCACCGGCGGCCGTCATCCGGTCATCGAGAACCTTCTGCCACAGGGGATCTTTATATCCAACGACCTGTCTCTTTCCGTTGACCGGGATCGCATCATGATTCTGACGGGACCGAATATGTCGGGAAAATCGACCTATCTTCGTCAGATTGGTCTGATAGTCATCCTGGCTCAAATCGGTTCTTTCGTTCCGGCCGATTCGGCGCATGTCGGTCTGGTCGACCGCGTTTTCACCCGGGTTGGAGCGATCGATAATCTGGCCCGCGGTCAATCGACCTTCCTGGTGGAAATGATAGAGGCCTCGAATATTCTTCATAACGCCACCGATGAATCACTCATCCTGCTGGATGAGGTCGGTCGAGGGACATCCACTTTCGATGGCCTCTCCATCGCCTGGGCGGTGGTCGAGTATATCAATGAGCAAATAAAAGCGCGGACGGTTTTTGCCACCCACTATCATGAATTGACCGGGCTGGCGGCTCTGTATGATAAAGTCCTCAACTGCCAGGTGGCGGTCAAGCGGTGGGAGGATCAGATTATTTTTCTGCATAAGATCATCCCCGGGGGGTGTGATGACTCGTATGGAATTGAGGTGGCCCGCCTCGCCGGAATCCCGAAAAAAACGATCAATCGTTCAAAAGAGTTGCTCCGGCTGCTCGAATCTGGTAAATTCTCCCAATCGGAACTGGCCCGGGGGATACATAAGAGTATCAACCAGCGATCGTTGTTTGATACCGCCCCATCACCCCTGGAAGAAGAACTGAGAAAGGTAGAAATAAATTCCCTCACGCCGCTGGATGCCCTGCGTATATTGAGCAGGCTCAAGGAAAAACTGGATGAAAAGTGA